From Roseibium alexandrii DFL-11, the proteins below share one genomic window:
- a CDS encoding DUF2163 domain-containing protein, with translation MRQFGAGFSAHIAGAVTTLCWCWKVTRNDGVVLGFTDHDRALTFNGVTFEAFSGFSATEIESSLGLSVDNLDVEGALSSSAITENDIAGGLYDDAEIVLYRVNWQDLSQAEVIKRGHIGEVTRGDIAFQAEFRGLAHKLNQTVGRTYQYGCDAALGDSRCGVDLESAAYKASGTVTTVNDRVFQVSGLDGFADDHFSRGTLIWGTSANAGQTVKVKLHRVNDGRNELTVWQRPVNAIQPGDSFTVRAGCPHTFSVCQSKFSNGVNFRGFPHMPGNDFVLGYAVTGETDNDGSAIVG, from the coding sequence ATGAGACAGTTTGGAGCCGGGTTTTCGGCACATATTGCCGGGGCAGTGACAACGCTGTGCTGGTGCTGGAAGGTGACCCGCAATGACGGGGTGGTTCTTGGATTTACGGACCATGACCGTGCCCTGACGTTCAATGGCGTTACCTTTGAAGCCTTTTCCGGGTTTTCGGCAACCGAAATTGAAAGCAGCCTCGGGCTGTCGGTGGACAATCTGGACGTGGAAGGGGCCTTGTCCTCTTCCGCTATTACCGAAAATGACATTGCCGGTGGGCTCTATGATGACGCGGAAATCGTCCTTTACCGCGTGAACTGGCAAGACCTTTCTCAAGCCGAGGTCATCAAGCGGGGCCATATCGGGGAAGTGACCCGCGGAGACATCGCGTTTCAGGCGGAATTCCGGGGACTGGCGCACAAGCTGAACCAGACTGTCGGGCGAACCTATCAATATGGCTGTGATGCCGCGCTGGGTGACAGCCGGTGCGGGGTTGATCTGGAAAGCGCGGCTTACAAGGCGAGCGGCACTGTGACGACGGTCAATGACCGGGTGTTTCAGGTGAGTGGCCTGGACGGCTTTGCCGATGATCACTTTTCACGCGGGACACTCATCTGGGGAACTAGTGCGAATGCCGGGCAGACCGTCAAGGTGAAGCTGCACCGGGTCAATGATGGCAGAAACGAACTCACCGTCTGGCAGCGTCCGGTCAACGCCATCCAGCCGGGGGATTCGTTCACGGTGCGGGCAGGCTGTCCGCATACGTTTTCCGTCTGCCAGTCGAAGTTTTCAAACGGTGTGAACTTCCGGGGGTTTCCGCATATGCCCGGCAATGATTTTGTCCTTGGCTATGCGGTGACAGGGGAAACGGACAATGACGGATCCGCGATTGTCGGTTAG
- a CDS encoding SDR family NAD(P)-dependent oxidoreductase: MTAPLALIIGAGTGVSASLARKLHQSGYRLALAARTTDKIRDLAEETGAQTFACDGSDPAAVDALFSELDGPLRVAVYNPSARQRGPLIELDRAAVQNAINVTAYGAFLMGQAAAKVMLGQEPENGTKGTILFTGASAGVKGFPQSAPFAMGKFAQRGLAQSMSRELHPQGIHVAWINIDGAIRNPGRTEPADRPDSMLDPDAIADNYINLINQDRSTWSSELELRPWVERF; this comes from the coding sequence ATGACTGCCCCTCTCGCCCTGATCATTGGCGCCGGCACCGGCGTTTCCGCATCCCTTGCCCGCAAGCTTCATCAATCCGGCTACCGGCTGGCCCTTGCCGCCCGCACCACGGACAAGATCCGGGACCTGGCAGAGGAAACCGGCGCACAGACCTTTGCCTGCGACGGGTCGGACCCGGCCGCTGTTGATGCCCTGTTCTCCGAATTGGACGGTCCTTTAAGGGTGGCGGTCTACAACCCGTCCGCGCGCCAGCGTGGCCCGTTGATCGAGCTGGACCGGGCAGCGGTTCAAAATGCCATCAATGTGACGGCCTATGGCGCCTTCTTGATGGGTCAGGCGGCCGCAAAAGTGATGCTCGGCCAGGAACCGGAAAACGGCACGAAGGGCACGATCCTCTTTACCGGCGCCTCTGCCGGGGTGAAGGGTTTTCCGCAATCCGCGCCCTTCGCCATGGGCAAGTTTGCGCAGCGCGGCCTTGCCCAATCCATGTCCCGCGAACTGCACCCGCAAGGGATCCATGTCGCCTGGATCAACATTGATGGGGCCATTCGCAATCCCGGACGCACGGAACCGGCAGACCGGCCGGATTCGATGCTGGACCCGGATGCCATTGCCGACAATTACATCAACCTGATCAATCAGGACCGCTCCACCTGGTCGAGCGAACTGGAGCTTCGGCCGTGGGTGGAACGGTTTTAG
- a CDS encoding NlpC/P60 family protein, with the protein MDHNLHVVDLARGWTGTPYHHQASLKGIGCDCLGLVRGVWRELYGQEPETPPAYSPDWGQVSADETLLAAAKRHFAPVALDRLEPGHLVIFRMLPKAIAKHCGIVSGDSRMIHALEGTGVCEVTLDDFWIRRAAEGFELP; encoded by the coding sequence ATGGATCATAATCTGCATGTGGTCGATTTGGCGCGTGGTTGGACCGGCACACCCTATCACCATCAGGCCAGTCTGAAGGGCATTGGATGCGATTGCCTGGGACTGGTGCGCGGTGTCTGGCGGGAGCTTTACGGCCAAGAGCCGGAAACACCGCCGGCCTATTCCCCGGACTGGGGGCAGGTGTCAGCGGACGAAACCTTGCTGGCGGCTGCCAAGCGGCATTTTGCGCCTGTTGCATTAGACAGGCTGGAGCCGGGCCATTTGGTGATCTTCCGCATGCTGCCGAAAGCCATCGCCAAACACTGCGGCATTGTCTCGGGTGATAGCCGAATGATCCATGCCCTGGAAGGCACGGGCGTGTGTGAAGTCACGCTGGATGATTTTTGGATTCGGCGGGCTGCGGAAGGATTTGAATTACCGTAG
- a CDS encoding type 2 periplasmic-binding domain-containing protein → MAPTKSAADTENGMTLYLNYLPYRLTMESGSQYDLFLSEVFPERNAEVALLAAPLQRAKYLFLENKNSCLFPSALAVFEGDGGTGSLLVSEPVDYLTLRLYTREPTHSDVALDGFAPSRLGVINGAVASRLFGKKLSHYAVVSSEEQLITMMELGRLDAIVGYHPDIALAFEKHGKPDLVFAQNKFINGFRYPLSFICHENETGRHFIGSINETISKMNQSGRLLEILGPHADVAGSLEPARPLTE, encoded by the coding sequence ATGGCACCAACCAAGTCGGCTGCCGACACTGAAAACGGGATGACTCTATATCTGAACTATCTTCCGTATCGGCTGACGATGGAAAGTGGCAGCCAATACGACCTGTTTCTGAGTGAAGTGTTTCCGGAAAGAAATGCCGAAGTCGCGCTGCTCGCGGCGCCGTTGCAAAGAGCCAAGTATTTATTTCTGGAAAACAAAAACTCCTGTTTGTTTCCATCTGCGCTCGCCGTTTTTGAAGGAGACGGCGGAACAGGCTCTTTGCTTGTATCTGAGCCCGTCGATTACCTGACACTTCGCCTTTACACGCGCGAGCCCACACATTCGGATGTGGCGCTGGACGGTTTTGCCCCTTCGCGGCTGGGTGTTATCAATGGAGCTGTCGCTTCCAGGCTGTTTGGCAAGAAACTCTCACACTATGCTGTTGTGTCGTCGGAGGAGCAGCTCATCACCATGATGGAGCTTGGAAGGCTGGATGCCATCGTTGGCTATCATCCCGATATTGCATTGGCATTTGAAAAACACGGCAAACCAGACCTGGTATTTGCACAAAACAAATTCATAAATGGCTTCCGCTATCCCTTGAGCTTTATTTGCCATGAAAATGAGACCGGCAGGCACTTCATTGGCAGCATCAATGAAACGATCAGCAAAATGAACCAGAGCGGACGACTTCTGGAAATACTGGGTCCACATGCTGACGTTGCCGGAAGCCTTGAACCTGCGCGTCCATTAACCGAATAG